In Macadamia integrifolia cultivar HAES 741 unplaced genomic scaffold, SCU_Mint_v3 scaffold814, whole genome shotgun sequence, the following are encoded in one genomic region:
- the LOC122070071 gene encoding fasciclin-like arabinogalactan protein 21: MASSCPRWWYATLYLAISVILAIVVISTSFHSKPKTQLLLSPKPDSRNIHGPSMGLYASRALRRSGFKVMATLLEISPLISFPSSELTIFAVQDPPISNISLPPLLTRDLLRYHISPSKLFMEDLLKKPQGSCVSTLLPGKQLAITKVNAAEGKIEINRVLITHPDVFVEGPLSIHGVLGPFVQFTPEDIEMERSPIDSNNCNFNSSLVANVNGATKGVPWARIIRSLGSNGFVSFAIGLQSVLEYGFLQEYSDLSSVTLFAPPELIYLSSPLPLLERIVKFHISPQLFRYGELASLPEKASLMTLVPGQDLEITKGFDFRGTVAINNVEITVPDIVSSNGFVIHGISRAFEIMKLSTTSS, from the coding sequence ATGGCGTCTTCTTGCCCGCGTTGGTGGTATGCTACATTGTACTTGGCTATCTCTGTAATTCTCGCCATTGTTGTAATCTCTACGTCATTTCACTCCAAACCCAAGACCCAACTCCTATTATCTCCGAAACCAGACTCTCGCAACATTCACGGACCATCTATGGGTTTGTACGCTTCTCGAGCTCTACGGAGATCTGGGTTCAAGGTTATGGCTACCCTTCTTGAGATCTCTCCCTTAATATCCTTCCCATCTTCAGAATTAACCATATTCGCCGTCCAAGATCCACCCATCTCTAacatttctctccctccattGCTGACCAGAGATCTCCTCCGTTACCACATTTCTCCTTCCAAGCTTTTCATGGAAGATCTTCTCAAGAAACCTCAAGGTAGCTGTGTCTCGACTCTTCTTCCTGGAAAGCAACTTGCAATCACTAAGGTGAATGCTGCAGAAGGAAAGATTGAAATTAATCGGGTCTTGATCACTCATCCGGATGTCTTCGTCGAAGGTCCCCTGTCAATTCATGGAGTTCTTGGGCCCTTCGTTCAGTTTACTCCAGAGGATATTGAGATGGAAAGGAGTCCAATTGATTCAAAtaattgcaatttcaattcgaGTCTGGTTGCGAATGTAAATGGAGCCACAAAAGGGGTGCCTTGGGCTCGAATTATTAGATCGCTCGGCTCCAATGGGTTTGTTTCTTTTGCAATCGGACTTCAATCAGTTCTTGAATATGGGTTTCTTCAAGAGTACAGTGATTTGAGCTCTGTGACACTCTTCGCTCCGCCGGAATTGATTTATTTGTCATCACCATTGCCGTTGCTGGAAAGGATTGTGAAGTTTCATATCTCACCTCAGCTATTCAGGTATGGAGAATTGGCTTCTCTACCTGAGAAAGCGTCCCTGATGACTCTGGTTCCTGGTCAAGATCTTGAAATTACAAAAGGGTTTGATTTCAGAGGGACTGTGGCCATTAACAATGTGGAAATCACTGTGCCAGACATTGTCTCGTCAAATGGGTTTGTAATCCATGGGATTTCTCGAGCTTTTGAGATCATGAAGCTGTCGACCACTTCCAGTTAG
- the LOC122070056 gene encoding uncharacterized protein LOC122070056, whose translation MAVQQSRSMAFLMLLAALIIVLPLVHSDPIHDLLRNNGLPAGLLPKAVKSYNLHENGLLEVFLDRPCLAKFEDRVYFDSVVKGNLSYGALAGLEGLSQKELFLWLPIKGIIVDDPSSGVILFDIGVAHKQLSLSLFDDPPDCEPKSYGTLSLRSGVLDSRMEKGFEAQR comes from the exons ATGGCGGTACAGCAGAGTCGTTCCATGGCGTTTCTGATGCTTTTAGCCGCTCTGATCATCGTTCTTCCTCTTGTCCACTCCGATCCGATTCACGATCTCCTCAGAAACAATGGGTTGCCGGCCGGTCTCCTCCCAAAAGCTGTAAAATCGTACAATCTACACGAGAACGGCCTTCTTGAAGTGTTCCTCGATCGTCCCTGTTTAGCCAAATTCGAAGACAGAGTCTACTTCGACAGTGTTGTGAAGGGTAATCTTAGCTATGGAGCGCTTGCTGGGCTTGAAGGTCTCTCACAGAAAGAACTCTTTTTATGGTTACCCATTAAAGGGATCATAGTTGACGATCCATCATCGGGGGTAATCCTCTTCGACATCGGAGTTGCTCATAAACagctttccctttctctcttcgaCGATCCGCCTGATTGTGAACCGAAAAGCTATGGGACATTGAGTCTCAGATCAG GCGTTTTGGATAGCAGGATGGAGAAGGGATTTGAAGCCCAAAGATGA